One stretch of Rathayibacter festucae DSM 15932 DNA includes these proteins:
- a CDS encoding DMT family transporter, with protein sequence MPLRSRPDLAVDLLLLAVAAVWGASFVAAKDVAADIGVPSTVALRFLTAAAALALLCLARRERLPRGRGLAVAALLGASQAAIIGLETWGVHLTSATNAGLLISLALVLTPALEGLASRSWLPRSFFVTAVAAVVGVALLVSDGGLRTPTWGDALVLAAAVVRAVHVTASARLVRGRTEGSLGVVLVQLVVCAAVFSLLAGPDLPAAALALDAGGWAGVLFLGLLCSVFAFVVQLWAVRRTSAARASILMGTEPVWALLVGVVVAGEAIGPLGAVGAALIVAAGYAGQAIERRHRLGASTPADRSADPVSAPRAPAAP encoded by the coding sequence GTGCCCCTCCGCTCCCGCCCCGACCTCGCCGTCGACCTGCTGCTGCTCGCCGTCGCCGCCGTCTGGGGCGCGAGCTTCGTCGCCGCGAAGGACGTCGCCGCCGACATCGGCGTCCCGTCGACCGTCGCGCTGCGCTTCCTCACCGCCGCCGCCGCGCTCGCCCTGCTCTGCCTCGCCCGTCGCGAGCGCCTCCCCCGCGGTCGCGGACTCGCCGTCGCCGCCCTCCTCGGCGCCTCGCAGGCCGCGATCATCGGGCTCGAGACCTGGGGCGTCCACCTCACCTCGGCGACCAACGCAGGCCTGCTGATCAGCCTCGCCCTGGTGCTCACCCCCGCGCTCGAGGGCCTCGCCTCGCGCTCCTGGCTGCCGCGCTCCTTCTTCGTCACCGCCGTCGCGGCCGTGGTCGGAGTCGCCCTGCTCGTCTCGGACGGCGGCCTGCGCACGCCGACCTGGGGCGACGCCCTCGTTCTCGCGGCGGCCGTGGTGCGCGCCGTGCACGTCACGGCCAGCGCGCGGCTCGTCCGCGGGCGCACGGAGGGCTCGCTCGGCGTGGTCCTCGTGCAGCTGGTCGTCTGCGCCGCCGTCTTCTCGCTCCTCGCCGGACCGGACCTGCCCGCCGCCGCCCTGGCCCTCGACGCCGGCGGCTGGGCCGGCGTCCTCTTCCTCGGTCTGCTCTGCTCGGTCTTCGCCTTCGTGGTCCAGCTCTGGGCGGTCCGGCGCACCTCGGCGGCGCGCGCCAGCATCCTGATGGGGACGGAGCCGGTCTGGGCGCTGCTCGTCGGGGTCGTCGTGGCGGGCGAGGCGATCGGCCCGCTCGGGGCGGTCGGGGCTGCGCTGATCGTCGCCGCGGGCTACGCGGGCCAGGCGATCGAGCGCCGGCACCGGCTCGGCGCGAGCACGCCCGCCGACCGGTCGGCCGACCCGGTCAGCGCGCCACGAGCTCCTGCAGCCCCGTGA
- a CDS encoding helix-turn-helix transcriptional regulator gives MSEFADVLRSWRERVTPAGVGLPAGPSRRTAGLRREELAALAGVSVDYIVRLEQGRAVHPSAQLLGALACALRVTEAERDHLYRVAGVAPPTATQVPQHITPGVQRIVDRCGDVPLAVFSAAHDILLWNPLWAALNGDPSRHTGLDRNLVWRYFTQGHEGTEFDDQHAEDFANDLAADLRAAVGRYPDDAALAHLVARLRATSPDFERRWAVARVAEHRSSRKTVTSTPVGPITIDCDVLAVPGGDLRIVIYTATPGSTDQTRLDLLRVTGLQELVAR, from the coding sequence ATGAGCGAATTCGCGGACGTCCTCCGCTCCTGGCGCGAGCGCGTGACGCCCGCCGGGGTGGGCCTGCCCGCCGGACCGAGCCGCCGGACCGCGGGCCTGCGCCGCGAGGAGCTCGCCGCGCTGGCCGGCGTGAGCGTCGACTACATCGTGCGGCTCGAGCAGGGGCGGGCCGTGCACCCCTCGGCGCAGCTGCTCGGCGCGCTGGCCTGCGCGCTGCGGGTGACGGAGGCGGAGCGCGACCACCTCTACCGGGTCGCGGGGGTCGCGCCGCCCACCGCGACGCAGGTGCCGCAGCACATCACCCCGGGCGTGCAGCGGATCGTCGACCGCTGCGGCGACGTGCCGCTGGCCGTCTTCAGTGCGGCGCACGACATCCTGCTCTGGAACCCGCTCTGGGCGGCGCTGAACGGCGACCCCTCGCGGCACACGGGCCTCGACCGCAATCTGGTCTGGCGCTACTTCACGCAGGGGCACGAGGGCACCGAGTTCGATGACCAGCACGCCGAGGACTTCGCCAACGATCTGGCGGCGGATCTGCGCGCAGCGGTGGGCCGCTACCCGGACGACGCGGCGCTCGCGCACCTGGTGGCGCGGCTGCGGGCGACCTCTCCCGACTTCGAGCGGCGCTGGGCCGTGGCCCGGGTCGCCGAGCACCGCTCCAGCCGGAAGACCGTCACCTCGACGCCGGTCGGGCCGATCACGATCGACTGCGATGTGCTCGCGGTGCCGGGCGGCGATCTGCGGATCGTGATCTACACGGCGACGCCCGGCTCGACCGATCAGACGCGGCTCGATCTGCTCCGGGTCACGGGGCTGCAGGAGCTCGTGGCGCGCTGA
- a CDS encoding SDR family NAD(P)-dependent oxidoreductase, with protein MTTTLITGANKSLGLETARRLIEAGHTVYAGMRDPAKGDAVRALGAQVVQLDVTDQASVDAALASLPALDVLVNNAGILGTSFGVDDLSAEAMASVLETNVVGIVRVTQAALPLLRRSAAPVVVNVSSGVGWPRALVTPGRDEFGVPAIPYAASKAAVITLTVQYAKNLPEFRINASNPGYTATDFNGHGGHQTVTEGTDATVALALLGPDGPTGEFHDRHGRIEY; from the coding sequence ATGACAACGACACTGATCACCGGGGCCAACAAGAGCCTCGGCCTCGAGACCGCCCGCCGCCTGATCGAGGCCGGCCACACCGTGTACGCCGGCATGCGCGACCCCGCGAAGGGCGACGCCGTCCGGGCGCTCGGCGCCCAGGTCGTCCAGCTCGACGTGACCGACCAGGCGAGCGTCGACGCCGCCCTCGCCTCGCTCCCCGCCCTCGACGTCCTGGTCAACAACGCCGGGATCCTCGGCACCTCCTTCGGTGTCGACGATCTCTCGGCGGAGGCGATGGCGAGCGTCCTCGAGACGAACGTCGTCGGCATCGTCCGCGTGACCCAGGCCGCGCTGCCGCTGCTGCGCCGCTCGGCCGCGCCCGTCGTCGTCAACGTGTCCTCCGGAGTCGGCTGGCCGCGCGCCCTCGTCACGCCCGGCCGCGACGAGTTCGGCGTGCCCGCGATCCCCTACGCCGCGTCGAAGGCCGCGGTGATCACCCTGACCGTGCAGTACGCGAAGAACCTGCCCGAGTTCCGGATCAACGCGAGCAACCCCGGCTACACCGCGACCGACTTCAACGGCCACGGCGGGCACCAGACCGTCACCGAGGGCACCGACGCGACCGTCGCGCTCGCCCTGCTCGGCCCGGACGGCCCGACCGGCGAGTTCCACGACCGCCACGGACGCATCGAGTACTGA
- a CDS encoding D-arabinono-1,4-lactone oxidase: MTQRSNWAGTYEYRAADILEPESIDEVQNLVRGNERVRALGTRHSFNALPDTPGALLHLGRIAPDPVIDADASTVTVGGATRYGIVASHLHSNGYALHNMGSLPHISVAGAISTGTHGSGDRNANLSSAVSALELVTADGSLRTIRRGEPGFEGVVVGLGAFGVVTRVTLDIQPTFDVRQDAFVDLPWDRVLDDFDAITSSAYSVSLMTHWSSPTVEQLWLKTKVAQGSVADVDATHLGAVAASASLFAVSEGVDSNLNPFGGSVGPWSERLPHFRLDREPSAGDEIQSEYMVPRENIREALVALRAIGERIDEVLLITELRTMAGDDQWLSPASGRDSVGIHFTFKKDRAGVDAVLPAVEGALLPLGARPHWGKHFLATAADIAPLYPHLDEWRTLRSAWDPTGCFASAFVQDRLLG, encoded by the coding sequence ATGACGCAACGGAGCAACTGGGCGGGCACCTACGAGTACCGCGCCGCCGACATCCTCGAGCCGGAGTCGATCGACGAGGTGCAGAACCTCGTCCGCGGGAACGAGCGGGTCCGCGCGCTCGGCACCCGCCACTCCTTCAACGCCCTCCCTGACACCCCGGGGGCGCTGCTGCACCTCGGCCGCATCGCCCCCGATCCGGTGATCGACGCCGACGCGAGCACCGTCACCGTCGGCGGCGCCACCCGCTACGGCATCGTCGCCTCGCACCTGCACAGCAACGGCTACGCCCTGCACAACATGGGCTCGCTCCCGCACATCTCGGTGGCCGGCGCCATCTCGACCGGCACCCACGGCTCGGGCGACCGCAACGCCAACCTCTCCTCCGCCGTCTCGGCGCTCGAGCTGGTCACGGCCGACGGCTCGCTGCGCACGATCCGCCGCGGCGAGCCCGGCTTCGAGGGCGTCGTCGTCGGCCTCGGCGCCTTCGGCGTCGTCACCCGGGTGACCCTCGACATCCAGCCGACCTTCGACGTCCGCCAGGACGCCTTCGTCGACCTGCCCTGGGACCGCGTGCTCGACGACTTCGACGCGATCACCTCCTCCGCCTACAGCGTGAGCCTGATGACGCACTGGTCGAGCCCCACCGTCGAGCAGCTCTGGCTGAAGACCAAGGTCGCGCAGGGCTCGGTCGCCGACGTCGACGCCACGCACCTCGGCGCGGTCGCCGCCTCCGCCTCGCTGTTCGCCGTCTCCGAGGGCGTCGACTCGAACCTCAACCCGTTCGGCGGCTCCGTCGGACCCTGGTCGGAGCGCCTGCCGCACTTCCGCCTCGACCGCGAGCCCAGCGCCGGCGACGAGATCCAGAGCGAGTACATGGTGCCGCGCGAGAACATCCGCGAGGCGCTCGTCGCCCTGCGCGCGATCGGCGAGCGGATCGACGAGGTCCTGCTGATCACCGAGCTGCGCACCATGGCCGGCGACGACCAGTGGCTCTCCCCCGCGTCCGGTCGCGACAGCGTCGGCATCCACTTCACCTTCAAGAAGGACCGCGCCGGCGTCGACGCCGTGCTGCCCGCCGTCGAGGGCGCGCTGCTCCCGCTCGGCGCACGCCCGCACTGGGGCAAGCACTTCCTGGCGACCGCCGCCGACATCGCCCCGCTCTACCCCCACCTCGACGAGTGGCGCACCCTCCGCTCCGCCTGGGACCCCACCGGCTGCTTCGCCAGCGCCTTCGTCCAGGACCGCCTCCTCGGCTGA
- a CDS encoding ChaB family protein: MPAKEEIPSTIERSDEHAQKLWSAAHDSAVDSYGEGERAHRTAFAALKHEYEKVGDHWERKAESGPSDDRAAQRGPDGDGDTAGGVDANASKAHLLDLAKRLDVSGRSRMTKAELVDALQRANAKQTRRARE; the protein is encoded by the coding sequence ATGCCCGCCAAGGAGGAGATCCCGTCGACGATCGAGCGATCGGACGAGCACGCGCAGAAGCTGTGGTCGGCCGCGCACGACTCGGCGGTCGACAGCTACGGCGAGGGTGAGCGCGCGCACCGCACCGCCTTCGCCGCGCTGAAGCACGAGTACGAGAAGGTCGGCGACCACTGGGAGCGCAAGGCCGAGAGCGGCCCCTCCGACGACCGCGCCGCCCAGCGCGGCCCGGACGGCGACGGCGACACGGCCGGCGGAGTCGATGCGAACGCCAGCAAGGCGCACCTGCTCGACCTCGCGAAGCGCCTCGACGTCTCCGGCCGCTCGCGCATGACGAAGGCCGAGCTCGTCGACGCCCTCCAGCGCGCGAACGCGAAGCAGACCCGCCGCGCCCGCGAGTGA
- a CDS encoding ROK family transcriptional regulator, translated as MGQLRVTEKALPSHNRRHNRSLVLQRLFHDGEMSRADLARISGLTAVTISDLVGELHSEGLLLDLGPRVDARVGKPALVIAFDHGARSIVGLDLSAEAECTGALVSLRGEIREHRRLARDGASGADAVELALGLAAELIASSQAPVLGIGIGSPGVVDHGGVVREAPNLGWRGLDLRRVFAERFGLPVHVANDANTAALAVHTFHRGGGANLLLVLLGDGVGAGLIIGGSLVEGDQFTGGEIGHVVIDEDGEQCSCGRRGCLESAVSVAHLGPRLAAASAPEQERLLRRAGRSLGIALAPIVAVLGIDAVVLAGPERFVEGVLLEEARATIARRTLPAVTRELRMESRTDPGELVLQGAAALVLSHELGIS; from the coding sequence ATGGGCCAGCTGCGCGTCACCGAGAAGGCACTGCCGTCGCACAACCGCCGGCACAACCGCTCGCTCGTCCTCCAGCGCCTCTTCCACGACGGTGAGATGAGCAGGGCGGACCTCGCCCGGATCAGCGGACTCACCGCCGTCACGATCTCCGATCTGGTCGGCGAGCTGCACTCGGAGGGGCTGCTGCTCGACCTCGGTCCCCGCGTCGACGCCCGGGTGGGCAAGCCCGCGCTGGTGATCGCCTTCGATCACGGGGCGCGGAGCATCGTCGGCCTCGACCTCTCGGCGGAGGCCGAGTGCACCGGAGCCCTGGTCAGCCTGCGCGGCGAGATCCGGGAGCACCGCCGGCTCGCCCGCGACGGCGCGTCCGGGGCGGACGCGGTCGAGCTCGCCCTCGGCCTCGCGGCCGAGCTGATCGCCTCGTCCCAGGCGCCGGTCCTCGGGATCGGGATCGGATCACCGGGGGTCGTCGACCACGGCGGCGTCGTGCGCGAGGCCCCCAATCTCGGCTGGCGGGGCCTCGATCTGCGGCGCGTCTTCGCCGAGCGGTTCGGTCTGCCCGTGCACGTCGCGAACGACGCCAACACGGCCGCCTTGGCCGTGCACACCTTCCACCGCGGCGGGGGAGCGAACCTGCTGCTCGTGCTGCTCGGCGACGGCGTCGGGGCCGGACTGATCATCGGCGGCTCCCTCGTCGAGGGCGATCAGTTCACCGGCGGCGAGATCGGCCACGTCGTCATCGACGAGGACGGCGAGCAGTGCTCGTGCGGGCGGCGGGGCTGCCTCGAGTCCGCGGTGTCCGTCGCGCACCTCGGTCCGCGGCTCGCGGCGGCCTCGGCTCCGGAGCAGGAGCGGCTGCTGCGCCGTGCCGGCCGCTCGCTCGGGATCGCGCTGGCGCCGATCGTCGCCGTGCTCGGGATCGACGCGGTCGTCCTCGCCGGTCCGGAGCGCTTCGTCGAGGGGGTCCTGCTCGAGGAGGCGCGCGCGACCATCGCCCGCCGCACCCTGCCCGCCGTCACCCGCGAGCTGCGGATGGAGTCCCGCACGGACCCGGGCGAGCTCGTCCTGCAGGGCGCCGCCGCGCTCGTGCTGAGCCACGAGCTCGGCATCTCCTAG
- a CDS encoding carbohydrate ABC transporter permease produces the protein MTATSTSTATSTSTRRRLRRYPWISSAIAVLFCLLWLFPVYWMVNTAFKPQSEMLSSTPHFLPESPTLDNFVRALTQGDFLRHLQNSVVVVGAAVAFAMVLGLFAAAALARFRFRGRRAILVLLLVVQMLPATALLLPQFLLLNAVDLIGTSAGLALAYVAGVLPFSIWVMRGFFLALPVELDEAARLDGASTWQLLTRVLFPLVMPGIVSSSVFAFIAGWNDYIVAYTFQKDQARYTLPVWLASFSTASGGQVGTDYGGQMAGAVLFSLPVVVFFLIIQRNLVSGMSAGAVKG, from the coding sequence GTGACCGCGACCTCGACCTCGACCGCGACCTCGACCTCGACCCGGCGCCGGCTGCGGCGCTACCCCTGGATCAGCTCGGCGATCGCGGTGCTGTTCTGCCTGCTCTGGCTCTTCCCCGTCTACTGGATGGTCAACACGGCCTTCAAGCCGCAGTCCGAGATGCTCAGCTCCACCCCGCACTTCCTCCCCGAGTCGCCGACCCTGGACAACTTCGTCCGGGCGCTCACCCAGGGCGACTTCCTGCGCCACCTGCAGAACTCGGTCGTGGTGGTGGGCGCCGCGGTCGCCTTCGCGATGGTGCTCGGGCTGTTCGCGGCGGCGGCGCTGGCGCGGTTCCGCTTCCGGGGCCGGCGGGCGATCCTGGTCCTGCTCCTCGTCGTGCAGATGCTCCCGGCGACGGCGCTGCTCCTGCCGCAGTTCCTGCTCCTGAACGCGGTCGATCTGATCGGGACCTCCGCGGGGCTGGCCCTCGCCTACGTGGCGGGCGTGCTGCCGTTCTCGATCTGGGTGATGCGCGGGTTCTTCCTCGCGCTCCCCGTCGAGCTCGACGAGGCGGCGCGCCTGGACGGCGCCTCGACCTGGCAGCTGCTCACCCGCGTCCTCTTCCCGCTGGTGATGCCCGGGATCGTCTCGAGCAGCGTCTTCGCCTTCATCGCCGGCTGGAACGACTACATCGTCGCCTACACGTTCCAGAAGGATCAGGCCCGCTACACGCTCCCGGTCTGGCTCGCGTCCTTCAGCACCGCGTCGGGCGGGCAGGTGGGGACGGACTACGGCGGGCAGATGGCCGGGGCCGTGCTCTTCTCGCTCCCGGTGGTCGTGTTCTTCCTGATCATCCAGCGTAATCTCGTGTCCGGGATGTCGGCCGGCGCCGTCAAGGGCTGA
- a CDS encoding carbohydrate ABC transporter permease, with product MSTAPAAATAPPRPGTAARRARRRSSLAPLLLLSPAGLVLAGVTIAPIVFLVLTSFTDYDQRSLFTGAYDVVGLAQYADILGDPEFWLALVRTLVFTSALVAGSVLIGAGMSHLLTRLPAALRLLTTVVLILAWAMPNVASSLIWRWLFQPQYGVVNWLLTRTGLVGDLISTNWAADPRLAWVCIWLLVVWQAVPFLALTLHAAETQVPIERKEAARLDGASELAVYRVVVLPALRPTLLLVTMLSVIWDFNVFNQIWLVSAGGPDGATSTLGVFTFTTAFSGGARIGTGSAIAVASTLILLALSAVYIRTLVRSGEEL from the coding sequence ATGTCCACCGCCCCGGCCGCCGCCACCGCCCCGCCCCGCCCGGGGACGGCGGCCCGCCGCGCCCGGCGCCGCTCCTCGCTCGCCCCGCTGCTGCTGCTCTCCCCGGCCGGGCTGGTGCTCGCGGGCGTGACGATCGCCCCGATCGTGTTCCTGGTCCTCACCTCCTTCACCGACTACGACCAGCGCAGCCTGTTCACCGGTGCCTACGACGTGGTCGGGCTCGCGCAATACGCCGACATCCTCGGCGACCCGGAGTTCTGGCTCGCGCTGGTGCGCACCCTCGTCTTCACGAGCGCTCTCGTCGCGGGCAGCGTGCTGATCGGCGCGGGGATGTCGCACCTGCTGACCCGGCTGCCGGCGGCCCTGCGCCTGCTCACGACCGTGGTGCTGATCCTCGCCTGGGCGATGCCGAACGTCGCCTCCTCGCTGATCTGGCGGTGGCTGTTCCAGCCGCAGTACGGCGTCGTCAACTGGCTGCTCACCCGGACGGGGCTGGTCGGCGATCTGATTAGCACGAACTGGGCCGCCGACCCGCGGCTCGCCTGGGTCTGCATCTGGCTCCTCGTCGTCTGGCAGGCGGTGCCCTTCCTCGCCCTCACCCTGCACGCCGCCGAGACGCAGGTGCCGATCGAGCGCAAGGAGGCCGCGCGGCTGGACGGCGCCTCCGAGCTCGCGGTCTACCGGGTCGTCGTGCTCCCCGCACTCCGGCCGACCCTGCTGCTCGTGACGATGCTCTCGGTGATCTGGGATTTCAACGTCTTCAACCAGATCTGGCTCGTCTCGGCCGGCGGGCCCGACGGCGCCACGTCCACGCTCGGCGTCTTCACCTTCACGACAGCGTTCTCGGGCGGCGCCCGAATCGGCACCGGTTCCGCCATCGCCGTGGCGTCGACGCTGATCCTGCTCGCCCTGAGCGCGGTCTACATCCGGACCCTCGTCCGCTCCGGAGAGGAGCTCTGA
- a CDS encoding extracellular solute-binding protein: MVWKNVVGKYASVRRRAVALGALGVAGVLLLTSCTTSDGGPDGSREEGRTLTVWSMDGDYSPETLAAVEERFTKATGAEVDVQVQTWEGIATKVSTALATDSPPDVLDIGNTQVAGYAANGGLLDLTEHRDELAQGQAWLDGLVDPATFDGHLFAVPGFAGARAVVYSKKLWAEAGVMTLPTSYQELTAALDKVKAAHSGTPDFSAFYLPGQYWYAGLQFVWDAGGRIAMQDGDTWWSALSSRASRSGLEAFKEFQNAYSSASSATLNTLDPDQNQIFADGKTSAILTTGVAGVLKANPELSEDELGTFPMPGVDGGTQPVVLGGSNWAVAAKSRNADLARQWIAVATSPEVQRDFVHGVDGWIPNSREGIEAAQSDLSEIERAFFTAALTSESVPANPNWAAIESNREIESLFSSIASGAKSVQEASEEFDAAADDTLNGH; the protein is encoded by the coding sequence GTGGTCTGGAAGAACGTGGTCGGGAAGTACGCATCGGTGCGGCGCCGGGCGGTCGCCCTCGGCGCTCTCGGGGTGGCGGGCGTGCTCCTGCTCACCTCCTGCACGACCAGCGACGGCGGGCCGGACGGGTCGCGCGAGGAGGGCCGGACGCTCACCGTCTGGAGCATGGACGGCGACTACTCGCCCGAGACCCTCGCCGCCGTCGAGGAGCGCTTCACGAAGGCCACCGGCGCGGAGGTCGACGTGCAGGTGCAGACCTGGGAGGGGATCGCCACCAAGGTCTCGACGGCGCTCGCGACCGACTCCCCGCCCGACGTCCTCGACATCGGCAACACCCAGGTCGCGGGCTACGCCGCGAACGGCGGGCTCCTCGACCTGACGGAGCACCGGGACGAGCTCGCGCAGGGGCAGGCCTGGCTCGACGGCCTCGTCGACCCGGCGACGTTCGACGGGCACCTCTTCGCCGTCCCCGGCTTCGCGGGCGCGCGGGCCGTCGTCTACAGCAAGAAGCTCTGGGCCGAGGCGGGCGTGATGACGCTCCCCACCAGCTACCAGGAGCTCACCGCCGCGCTCGACAAGGTGAAGGCCGCGCACTCCGGCACCCCCGACTTCTCGGCCTTCTACCTCCCGGGGCAGTACTGGTACGCCGGGCTGCAGTTCGTCTGGGACGCGGGCGGCCGGATCGCGATGCAGGACGGCGACACCTGGTGGTCCGCGCTCAGCTCGAGGGCCTCGCGATCCGGTCTCGAGGCGTTCAAGGAGTTCCAGAACGCCTACTCCAGCGCCTCGTCGGCGACGCTGAACACCCTCGACCCCGACCAGAACCAGATCTTCGCCGACGGGAAGACCTCCGCGATCCTGACCACCGGCGTCGCCGGCGTCCTGAAGGCGAACCCGGAGCTGTCGGAGGACGAGCTCGGGACCTTCCCGATGCCGGGCGTCGACGGCGGCACGCAGCCGGTGGTGCTCGGCGGCTCGAACTGGGCGGTCGCCGCCAAGTCGCGGAACGCTGACCTCGCCCGGCAGTGGATCGCCGTCGCCACGAGCCCCGAGGTGCAGCGCGACTTCGTCCACGGCGTGGACGGCTGGATCCCGAACAGCCGGGAGGGGATCGAGGCGGCGCAGTCCGACCTGAGCGAGATCGAGCGCGCGTTCTTCACCGCCGCGCTGACCTCGGAGTCGGTTCCGGCCAACCCCAACTGGGCCGCGATCGAGAGCAACCGGGAGATCGAGTCGCTGTTCTCCTCGATCGCCTCGGGCGCGAAGAGCGTGCAGGAGGCGTCGGAGGAGTTCGACGCCGCCGCCGACGACACGCTCAACGGCCACTAG
- a CDS encoding beta-N-acetylhexosaminidase: MPSLLPRPRSLRPETGEFVLSASTRIACPEALAGAAQLLRATVGRATGSALERGDQATAGIRLALDPALPPEGYRLRVDARSIVLSAAGTAGALHGVQTLLQLLPPAIHRSAPLPGVRWAVPAVMIEDEPRFAWRGMLLDVARHFLPVREVLRVIDLLALHRLTVLHLHLTDDQGWRLEIPRYPRLTEAGAWRRRSQVGAGPTAGQDDRPHGGYYRRDDIREIVAYAAARGVTVVPEIELPGHAQAALAAYPELGVRGTPLETWTEWGVSTNVFNVEESTIEFLEHVLDEVIELFPSPYVHIGGDECPKDQWAADARTQERMRELGIPDENALQSWFVGRIGAHLARRGRRLLGWDEILEGGLAPGATVLSWRGRVGAAAAARAGHDVIACPEDTTYLDHRQSEAASEPIPVSTVTTVADVLAFDPVPPELTPEQAQHVLGGQANLWTEHADSPRTLDYLAFPRLCALAEALWSGGHRDTADFEARLAHHLARLDAFGVEYRRADGPLPWQTRPGVPGRPMTHAEAVEQVALLTADIADSGDRPGPSTPPPPAP; the protein is encoded by the coding sequence GTGCCGTCCCTCCTCCCCCGACCCCGCTCGCTGCGCCCGGAGACCGGCGAGTTTGTGCTCTCCGCGAGCACCCGGATCGCCTGCCCGGAGGCCCTCGCCGGCGCCGCGCAGCTGCTCCGCGCCACCGTCGGCCGGGCGACCGGATCCGCTCTCGAGCGCGGCGACCAGGCGACGGCCGGCATCCGGCTCGCGCTCGATCCGGCGCTCCCGCCCGAGGGCTACCGCCTCCGCGTCGACGCCCGCTCGATCGTCCTCAGCGCGGCGGGCACGGCGGGCGCACTGCACGGCGTGCAGACGCTGCTCCAGCTGCTGCCGCCGGCGATCCACCGGTCCGCTCCCCTGCCCGGGGTCCGCTGGGCGGTGCCGGCCGTGATGATCGAGGACGAGCCGCGCTTCGCCTGGCGCGGGATGCTGCTCGACGTCGCCCGGCACTTCCTCCCCGTCCGCGAGGTGCTCCGCGTCATCGACCTGCTGGCCCTGCACCGCCTGACCGTGCTGCACCTGCACCTCACCGACGATCAGGGCTGGCGCCTGGAGATCCCGCGCTACCCGCGGCTCACCGAGGCGGGTGCCTGGCGGCGGCGGTCCCAGGTGGGCGCAGGCCCGACCGCGGGGCAGGACGACCGGCCGCACGGCGGTTACTACCGCCGGGACGACATCCGCGAGATCGTCGCCTACGCCGCGGCCCGGGGCGTCACCGTCGTCCCCGAGATCGAGCTGCCCGGCCACGCGCAGGCCGCCCTCGCCGCCTACCCGGAGCTGGGGGTGCGGGGCACGCCGCTCGAGACCTGGACGGAGTGGGGAGTCAGCACGAACGTCTTCAACGTCGAGGAGAGCACGATCGAGTTCCTCGAGCACGTCCTCGACGAGGTGATCGAGCTGTTCCCCTCCCCGTACGTCCACATCGGCGGCGACGAGTGCCCGAAGGACCAGTGGGCGGCCGACGCCCGCACGCAGGAGCGGATGCGCGAGCTGGGGATCCCGGACGAGAACGCGCTGCAGAGCTGGTTCGTCGGGCGCATCGGCGCGCACCTCGCCCGGCGCGGGCGCCGCCTGCTCGGCTGGGACGAGATCCTCGAGGGCGGCCTCGCGCCCGGCGCCACGGTGCTGTCCTGGCGGGGACGGGTGGGGGCGGCGGCGGCGGCCCGGGCCGGCCACGACGTGATCGCCTGCCCCGAGGACACCACCTACCTCGATCACCGGCAGTCCGAGGCGGCGTCGGAGCCGATCCCGGTGTCCACCGTCACGACGGTCGCCGACGTCCTCGCCTTCGACCCGGTCCCGCCCGAGCTGACCCCCGAGCAGGCGCAGCACGTCCTCGGCGGCCAGGCGAACCTCTGGACCGAGCACGCCGACTCCCCGCGCACCCTCGACTACCTCGCCTTCCCCCGGCTCTGCGCGCTGGCCGAGGCGCTCTGGTCGGGCGGCCACCGCGACACGGCGGACTTCGAGGCCCGACTGGCGCACCACCTGGCCCGGCTCGACGCCTTCGGGGTCGAGTACCGCCGCGCCGACGGACCGCTGCCGTGGCAGACGCGGCCCGGCGTCCCGGGCCGCCCGATGACGCACGCGGAGGCCGTGGAGCAGGTGGCGCTGCTCACCGCGGACATCGCCGACAGCGGGGACAGGCCCGGCCCGAGCACCCCACCACCACCCGCTCCCTGA